The genomic region CACCGTGTCACCCTCCCACGTCCCCTCCTGCGTCCCCTCTCCCCGTGTGTCCCCTGCACGTCCCCCCTATCTCCCCTCCCATGTCCCCTTGTTTGCCCCCCTATCCTCCCCGTGTCTCTCGTGTCACCTCCCATGTCCCCCCTCATGTCACCTCTCCCCGTGTCCCCCATGTCACTCCGTttccctccccgtgtcccctgtTTTCCTTCATGTCCCTCTTCATATCCACCCCCGTGttcccccagtgtcccctcctCTATCACCCCTCGTGTCCCCTATGTCCCTTGTGTGTCCCCCATGTCCCTTCTGTGTCCCCCCTCTATGTTCCCCTTCAAGTCCCTCCCATAACCCCCCCATGTCTCCCCCACAtctccccatgtcccccccatGTGTCCCCTACGTCCCTCCCCACATcacccctgtgccccccctgcatccctccacgtctccctgtgtccccccgtgtccccccgtgtccccatgcCACCTCTCCCCGGCAGTGAGCGCTGCCAGGTGCTCCTCTCcgggctggggtggggaggggtcgTCGAGGATGCGCTGGAACTGGAGCTGGAGGTCGGGGGGCCGCAGGAGCTGCCCCCCCCAGTACATCCACACCTTGTAGAACCGACCCCGGTGGTAGACGGCCAAGTGCTTGCTGTCTGGGAGGTGCAGCAGCGAgtctgggggcaggggggggtcagggggacACCGGGGGCAGACAGATATCGGGGGAGGGGGTCAGGGCACATGTGGGGGGTCAGGGACAGCCACCCGGGGGGGCAGACACAgagggggggggcagggacacctccctgggggacacacacagggggaggtgggggatcAGGGACCCTCATGGGGGGCATCATCGGGGAAGATCAGGGACACCCCCTGGGGGGGAGCACGGAGAGGTTCAGGGACACCTCATGGGGGGGTCGGCACGGGGGGTGTGAGGGACATGGCTCTGGGACACACACACGGGGGGGGGGCCAGGGAGAGATCCCTGGGGAGTGACACgaggggggggtcagggacatccctttggggggggggcacacCAGGGGGGTCAGGGAGAGCCCCCCATGGGGAAGCCCCTCGAGGTCAGCCCCCCACGTACCGCTCTCTATGCCGGGGACGCGGGTGGTGTTGAACATCCGCTCCGACTGGTAGGAGCACATGGGGACAATGCCCAGGGCCATCACCTGGGGACACCCGGGCACCAACATCACCCCCGAGACAACAACCTGACCCTGAGACCCCAAactgccccccagcccctgacccccccaacctccccaACAAACCCAGGCCCCTTCTCCCCCCAGGCCCCACTCACagggagcccccagccccattccctGAGGCCATCTTCTcccagcccccctccccactcccagaggttctcccctctccccactccCAGTGGTCTCCCTCTCCCCATTCCTGGGGGGGTGTCCCCCCATCCTGACTCCTGGGGGgtctcctctttccccctctgGGGTGTCCCGCTGCCCCTGATCAACTCCTGGGGGGatctccccccagccccttccccactcCCACAGGGCATCCCCTCCCAGCGCCCTCCCCACTCCCGGGGGTCTCCCCCCTCAGGGGTCTCCCCTGCCCACTGACGGGGGGGATCTCCCCACGGTCCAGCTTGCGGCGGTACAGCAGCATGGAGTGCACGGCGTTGGCTGCCCGGGCAGCCTGGATGTGGGTGGGGGTCACGTAGAGGAAATCCTGGGGAGAAAGGGGGGTGAGGAGCCgggagggggatgtggggggggaCTGGGTCACCCCAGGGGTCACCTCCACCCCCATTACCATGATGTAGTAGTTGCTGTTGACCATGAGGGGGCTGCGTCCCCGCAGGTAAATGTACTGCTCCCACCAGTCACTgacctggggacagggatggggacaggagggacagggacagttACAGGGACAAGGGTGGGGATCAGAAGAGgaatggggacagggacaacATAGATGGGattggggacaggggacacagggacagggatggggacagggacaggggacataGGGACAGGGGTGCGGAGAGGGACAGGGGTGGAAATGGAGACAGGGAGGACATGGATGGGGTGGGACAGGGGGAACAGGGACAGGAATGGAGAGAAGGGgcaggaatgggaatgggaacaTGGACAGGGATAGGGACAAGGATGGGGATGGTGGCAGGGTTCAGACCCTCCTGCCCCTAATCCCCCATCTGGGACCCCCAGGAGGCCCCACGTTCCCCTCCCCAGGGTCACGGGGGGGACAGCAGGGCCACAGGCTCGGGTGGGGGTCACCCGGAGATGGAGgtggggggacacggggacacacTCACGTAGTTGGTGGTCCACCAGGACTTGAGGATCAGGTACTTCTGGAGGCGTGGGGCCATCTTCTCCTGGAAGTCCTTGGCCAAGGCCTCCATCCTCCTGTACTGCTCATCCTCCAGCAGCGGCCGCACTGACTCCAGGTACTGCGGGGGGAGCAGCGTCACCCCCTGACCCCCCgaccctgccacctccccccaCAGCCCCCGTCCCTTACCCGGGTGATGGTGGCCTTGACGGGGGGCACAGGCAACTTGGGCAGGGAGCTCTGGAAGCTGTAGAGCAGCGGCTTACGGGCAACCAGGACCCGCATCagtgcctggggacaggggggacacgggggggacacaggagggacagggatgAGGGTGGCATCGTCAGGacacccagcccagcacccacaccaGGTTCTGGCACAGACAATGGAGCCCAGAACCACTGGGGCAGGGAGCCCAGCGCTGGATCCCACCCCAGCACTGGATCTCACTCCAGCCCTGgatcccagcccagccccagcactggaTCCCAGCCCTAGAACTGAATCCCAGACCCACCACTGgatcccagcccagccccagcactggaTCCCAGCCCTAGAACTGAATCCCAGACCCACCACTGGATCCCAGCCCCACCACTGGAACCCAGCCCCACTACTGgatcccagcccagccccagcactggaTCCCACACCAGCACTGGATCCCAGCCCTAGCACTGGATCCCAGCCCCACCACTGGatcccaccccagccctggatCCCAGCCCCATGCCATGACCAGATTCCAGCATCCCGGGGTTGTCCCGGTTCTGGAGGCGGTTCTGGAGCATCCATCCCCCTGCTCACCACCCAGAGCCGGGTGCTGCGGCTGGTCCTGCCGTGGGGCTCAAACATCCACCCGTGGTAGGAGAGCATCAGCTTGAGGGCCTGGCGGAAGAGCAGCACGGCCGAGAGCCAAACCCCAGTGGAGAACAGAACCGTGCTCAGCACCGACCCACCCTGCGCCCCCAGCCTGCGGGAGAGACGGGGGCTTGGGGGGAACCCTGAGGGGCAAACATGGGGTGGCACCCCCTGGATGTCCCGTGAAGGGACACGGGGGGTGTGGGATACGGGGTGGGacccccaggatgtccccacGTGTGGCCATGGCCGTGGGGGATATGGGGTGGGGGATGTGAGGTGGGACCCCCCCAGGGTGTCCTCATGTGGGGCCATGGGGATGAGGGAGATGGAAGAAGACCCCACCCAGGAGGCCATGAGGGGGGATATGTGGGGTGGGACCCCGTGGGGATGTCCTCATGAAGGGCCATGGCCATAGGGGTGGAGAGCATGGGGTGGGACCCCCCTGGGATACCAGAACCCCCATGGCCatgctggtggggctggggacatgTGGGGAGGGTATAGGGCAGGTAGGCTCATACCCATGGGAtggggggatgtgggggtgACCCCCTGGGGGATGTAGCTGGGGTCAGGGGGCTGTGCCCATGGATTGGAGGTCCCTGCCCTGGGTCAAGGGGCCATGCCCTGGGCTAGGGTCTATGCCCATGGGTCAGGGGACTGTGCCATTGGCTGGGGGTCCCTGCCATGGGTTGGGGGACTGTTTCATAGGTTGGGGGGCTGTGCTTATGTGCTGGGGGGCTGTGCTCTGGGTTTGGGGGTCCATGACCATGGGCTGGGGGTCCATGCTGTGGGTTGGAGGTCCACGCCACGGGCTGGGGGGTCCACGGGCTGGGGGTCCCCCGGCTCCAGCGCCCCTCACCTCtggggcaggcagtgctggatgcGGGCGATGACGCCCAGGGAGGGGTCGACCTGGCAGTAGCAGGAGCCGGCGgtggccaccaccaccaccatccaGCTGGAGGGGGAGGCCGGGTACACCCCGGTCAGGAAACTGTTCTGTGGGTGCAGGGCGGgtcagggctggggggtgcgGGGGGATCGGAGCCTCCACCCGCCCCCTTCCCCGTCCCCGTCCCACCTTGGCTCGGACCAAACGCTTCTTCCAGGAGGAGATCCCTGCCAGGTAGAGCTGCCGCACGGCCTCGCGGCTCAGGTGGAAGTCGAGGCCCTCGGGGGTGACGGTGAACTGGAAGGCGACGGCCTGGTGGGCTTCCGccatggtggggctgggggggtcctgcGGGGGCAAGGGGGGCAGTGCGGGGAACCCCAACCcggcagcagagccaggggggaCC from Heliangelus exortis chromosome 1, bHelExo1.hap1, whole genome shotgun sequence harbors:
- the CPT1B gene encoding carnitine O-palmitoyltransferase 1, muscle isoform, whose protein sequence is MAEAHQAVAFQFTVTPEGLDFHLSREAVRQLYLAGISSWKKRLVRAKNSFLTGVYPASPSSWMVVVVATAGSCYCQVDPSLGVIARIQHCLPQRLGAQGGSVLSTVLFSTGVWLSAVLLFRQALKLMLSYHGWMFEPHGRTSRSTRLWVALMRVLVARKPLLYSFQSSLPKLPVPPVKATITRYLESVRPLLEDEQYRRMEALAKDFQEKMAPRLQKYLILKSWWTTNYVSDWWEQYIYLRGRSPLMVNSNYYIMDFLYVTPTHIQAARAANAVHSMLLYRRKLDRGEIPPVMALGIVPMCSYQSERMFNTTRVPGIESDSLLHLPDSKHLAVYHRGRFYKVWMYWGGQLLRPPDLQLQFQRILDDPSPPQPGEEHLAALTAGERVPWAEARSRFFSRGPNKSSLDAIERAAFFLVLDEEEHGAHPETPGCMDAYAKSLLHGHCFDRWFDKSFTLVVYKNGKLGANAEHSWADAPIVGHLWEFMLATDKFQLGYTEEGHCRGDPNPLLVPPQRLQWDLSQQCRAAIEGSLRLARALADDVDCCCFQFGTFGKGRIKRCRTSPDAFIQLGLQLAHFRDKGCFCLTYEASMTRLFREGRTETVRSCTSEATAFVRSMSDPQKDRSERQRLFKVAAEKHQQMYRLAMTGAGIDRHLFCLYLVSRYLGVQSPFLAEVLSEPWRLSTSQTPQQQLKMFDMDKFPDHVATGGGFGPVADDGYGVSYIIAGENLISFHVSSKFSSPETDSKRFAGHIRQAMLDISQLFDNPPTK